A single window of Chloracidobacterium thermophilum B DNA harbors:
- the pdxR gene encoding MocR-like pyridoxine biosynthesis transcription factor PdxR gives MHVPLDHHSRTPVYLQIKQAVLEAIREGRLAPGARLPATREWARQLGVNRSTVAMAYDELLADGVVESFVGRGTFVARQKLAEVARLDERAARRTPARKMVWEGMFSERAQSPVVESLLDLYQVSTLRDVISFSGSFPDAASFPTREFRNSLHFAERTLGDEIYRYGPVAGYERLREYLAQRMRESGSEVTAENIIVTSGSQQALDLIARALISPGDTVAIENPTYPGAMTAFALAGARLLPIPVDEDGLCVDVLENVLKVQRPKLVYVVPSFQNPTGACLSWERRRRLLALAREHNLPIVEDDYGSHLRFDGDALPHLKALDDTEHVIYVSNFSKSLLPGLRIGWCAAARPVIARLTAFKQNNDITTSPLLQAALWDFCRRKRYEAHLEKIRPIYRARRDLMLRRLAEDFPAETVWTQPAGGLFLWVTLPPSLDATELLYQVRQQGVVFSRGRLFYSDNPKRNTLRLSYGHVTLEQIERGMRVIGTTAKAMLGRATGRTAERFHSHTVPLV, from the coding sequence ATGCACGTTCCGCTTGACCATCATTCCCGAACGCCGGTGTACCTGCAAATCAAGCAGGCGGTTCTGGAGGCCATCCGGGAGGGCCGGCTCGCGCCGGGCGCGCGTCTGCCGGCCACACGCGAATGGGCGCGGCAGCTTGGGGTCAATCGCAGTACGGTCGCCATGGCATACGACGAGTTGCTGGCCGATGGCGTGGTGGAATCGTTTGTCGGACGGGGAACATTCGTCGCCCGGCAGAAGCTGGCGGAAGTGGCCCGGCTTGATGAGCGCGCGGCGCGGCGGACTCCGGCGCGCAAGATGGTCTGGGAAGGGATGTTTTCCGAACGGGCGCAAAGTCCGGTGGTTGAATCGCTGCTCGATCTTTATCAGGTCAGCACGCTGCGCGACGTTATCTCCTTTTCCGGGTCCTTTCCTGATGCGGCGTCGTTTCCGACACGCGAGTTCCGCAACTCACTCCATTTTGCCGAGCGGACGCTGGGGGATGAAATCTATCGCTACGGGCCGGTGGCCGGGTACGAGCGGCTGCGTGAATACCTTGCCCAGCGCATGCGCGAAAGTGGCTCGGAGGTCACGGCTGAAAACATCATTGTCACCAGCGGGTCACAGCAGGCGCTGGATTTGATTGCCCGCGCCCTGATTTCGCCGGGCGATACCGTGGCCATTGAGAATCCGACCTATCCGGGCGCCATGACGGCCTTTGCCCTGGCGGGCGCCCGCCTGCTGCCCATTCCGGTGGATGAAGACGGGCTGTGTGTGGACGTACTGGAAAATGTGCTCAAGGTGCAGCGTCCCAAGCTGGTCTATGTCGTGCCGAGTTTTCAGAATCCGACGGGGGCCTGTTTGAGCTGGGAGCGCCGCCGCCGCCTGCTGGCACTGGCGCGGGAGCACAACCTGCCGATTGTCGAAGATGACTACGGTTCACACCTGCGGTTCGACGGCGACGCCTTACCGCATCTCAAGGCGCTGGACGACACCGAGCACGTCATCTACGTCAGCAACTTCTCCAAGAGTCTGCTTCCGGGGCTGCGCATCGGGTGGTGTGCGGCGGCGCGTCCGGTGATTGCCCGTCTGACCGCCTTCAAGCAGAACAACGACATCACAACCTCGCCACTGCTGCAGGCCGCCCTGTGGGATTTTTGCCGCCGCAAACGATATGAAGCGCACCTGGAGAAAATCCGTCCGATTTACCGGGCGCGCCGCGATCTGATGCTGCGGCGGCTGGCGGAGGACTTTCCGGCTGAAACCGTGTGGACACAGCCGGCCGGGGGGCTGTTCCTGTGGGTGACACTGCCGCCGTCCCTGGATGCGACGGAACTGCTCTATCAGGTACGCCAGCAGGGGGTGGTGTTCAGTCGCGGGCGGTTGTTTTACAGCGATAACCCAAAGCGGAATACGCTTCGGCTCAGTTACGGTCATGTCACGCTCGAACAGATCGAGCGCGGCATGCGCGTCATTGGTACGACGGCCAAAGCCATGCTGGGGCGTGCGACCGGGCGTACGGCCGAGCGTTTTCACAGCCATACCGTGCCGCTTGTGTAG
- a CDS encoding branched-chain amino acid transaminase, with protein sequence MRHREIAFFEGRFVPLAEANINVMTHAFNYGTAVFEGIRGYWNGDDEEMYLFRPREHFIRLIQNASLLKMSLPYDADGLCELTAELVRRNGYREDVYIRPLVYKTARQIGTKLSPGEDFTMFVVPMRDYVDTSRPLSVGVSSWRRLEDNAIPARGKICGAYVNSALAATEARDNGYDEAIVLNAAGKVAEGAAMNLFILRGGRLVTTPVYADILEGITRHTVVELARWELGIETEFRPIDRSELYIADEIFFCGTGAQIAAIGAVDRRPIGNGQSGPVTRRLQALYADVVRGRVPHYRHWLLPCQMASSYVEDTACLAGFGD encoded by the coding sequence ATGCGCCATCGTGAAATTGCCTTTTTTGAAGGACGCTTCGTGCCGCTGGCCGAAGCCAACATCAACGTCATGACGCATGCGTTCAACTACGGCACCGCCGTTTTTGAAGGTATTCGTGGCTACTGGAACGGGGACGACGAGGAAATGTACCTGTTTCGCCCCCGGGAACACTTCATACGTCTCATCCAGAATGCTTCCCTGCTCAAAATGAGCCTGCCCTATGACGCGGATGGACTATGCGAGCTGACGGCGGAGCTGGTGCGTCGCAACGGCTACCGTGAGGATGTCTATATCCGCCCGCTGGTCTATAAAACCGCGCGTCAAATCGGCACGAAACTCTCCCCTGGCGAAGACTTCACCATGTTTGTCGTGCCGATGCGCGACTACGTGGATACTTCCCGTCCGCTGTCCGTGGGCGTTTCTTCCTGGCGACGCCTTGAAGACAACGCCATTCCGGCGCGGGGGAAAATCTGCGGGGCGTATGTCAACTCGGCTCTGGCCGCCACCGAAGCCCGCGACAACGGCTACGACGAAGCCATCGTCCTGAATGCCGCCGGCAAGGTGGCGGAAGGGGCGGCGATGAACCTGTTCATCCTGCGCGGTGGCAGGCTGGTGACAACTCCGGTCTATGCTGACATTCTGGAAGGCATCACGCGCCATACGGTCGTGGAACTGGCGCGGTGGGAGCTGGGGATCGAAACCGAGTTCCGTCCCATTGACCGCTCGGAACTCTACATTGCCGATGAAATCTTTTTCTGCGGGACAGGGGCGCAGATTGCCGCCATCGGCGCGGTGGATCGCCGTCCCATTGGCAACGGACAGTCCGGGCCGGTGACGCGCCGCCTGCAGGCGTTGTATGCCGATGTGGTACGCGGACGGGTGCCGCACTACCGCCACTGGTTGCTGCCGTGCCAGATGGCTTCCTCGTATGTCGAAGATACCGCCTGTCTGGCCGGGTTTGGTGATTGA
- the mgtE gene encoding magnesium transporter → MKRQPAARPSTSQEVAPGSNGALRHLCEKSHPAAAAEALSALEPKAVWEVLRDIDPVLRTEIFSHLEPNLQVDMVGTLPRADMARLLSDMPPDDRADLFRRLPEESRDAVLPALAEAEREDIRRLTNYEDGTAGAVMTSDYATLSPDLTVAAAIERLREVAPDKETIYYSYVVDNDRRLLGFVSLKDLILARRDATVRDIMHEDVISAKTSDDQEDAAHIIQKYDLIALPIVNDDGALVGIITHDDAIDIITQEHTEDMRRFMAITGSTGTDGYLRTSVWKHVQHRVGWLVGLGALGLVSGIIIHEFEATLTQVIILALYMPMVADTGGNTGSQSATVVVRALALREISPRDVWRVLLKELQVSVFLAAVLGILAWAKIMWLSQGVEIPPGFSLGNIALVISLALSMQVVTATLIGALLPLTAARLKLDPAVVASPALTTIVDITGLLIYFFTARWLLGV, encoded by the coding sequence GTGAAACGCCAACCAGCCGCCCGTCCTTCCACCAGCCAGGAAGTTGCGCCTGGTTCCAACGGCGCACTGCGTCATCTGTGTGAGAAAAGCCATCCGGCTGCTGCGGCCGAGGCGCTTTCGGCGCTCGAACCCAAGGCGGTGTGGGAGGTGCTGCGCGATATTGATCCTGTCCTGCGGACGGAGATTTTCAGCCATCTGGAACCCAATCTGCAGGTGGACATGGTCGGGACGCTGCCCCGCGCCGACATGGCGCGGCTGCTTTCCGATATGCCGCCTGATGACCGGGCCGATCTGTTTCGTCGTCTGCCGGAGGAATCCCGCGACGCCGTCCTGCCAGCACTGGCCGAGGCCGAACGGGAAGACATTCGCCGCCTGACCAACTATGAAGACGGCACGGCCGGCGCCGTGATGACTTCGGATTACGCCACGCTGTCGCCGGATTTGACGGTAGCCGCCGCCATCGAACGTTTGCGCGAGGTCGCGCCCGACAAGGAAACAATTTATTACTCCTATGTGGTGGACAACGATCGCAGGCTGCTCGGCTTCGTCTCGCTCAAAGACCTGATCCTGGCCCGCCGGGACGCCACCGTGCGCGACATCATGCACGAGGATGTCATCTCGGCAAAAACCAGCGACGACCAGGAAGACGCCGCCCACATCATCCAGAAGTACGACCTCATTGCGCTCCCCATCGTCAATGACGACGGGGCGCTGGTCGGCATCATCACGCACGACGACGCCATTGACATCATTACCCAGGAGCACACGGAAGACATGCGCCGCTTTATGGCCATTACCGGAAGCACCGGCACGGATGGCTATCTGCGGACATCCGTCTGGAAGCACGTGCAGCACCGGGTGGGATGGCTCGTCGGGCTGGGGGCGCTGGGACTGGTGTCGGGCATCATCATCCACGAGTTTGAAGCCACATTGACGCAGGTCATCATTCTGGCGCTCTACATGCCGATGGTGGCGGATACCGGCGGCAATACGGGCAGCCAGTCGGCAACGGTGGTCGTGCGCGCGCTGGCGCTGCGTGAAATCTCGCCCCGGGACGTTTGGCGGGTGTTGCTCAAGGAACTGCAAGTCAGTGTGTTTCTGGCGGCAGTGCTGGGGATTCTGGCCTGGGCCAAGATCATGTGGCTTTCGCAGGGCGTTGAGATTCCGCCCGGGTTTTCCCTGGGCAACATTGCGCTCGTCATCAGTCTGGCGCTCTCGATGCAGGTGGTGACGGCAACGCTCATTGGGGCGCTGCTGCCACTGACGGCCGCACGCCTGAAGCTTGACCCGGCCGTGGTCGCCAGCCCGGCGCTTACGACCATCGTGGACATCACGGGACTGCTGATTTACTTCTTCACCGCGCGTTGGCTGCTCGGCGTGTGA
- a CDS encoding type IV pilus twitching motility protein PilT: MDKKILDRILTMAVKSGVSDIHFQAGSVPLFRYNGTLMDVKYDVLTPQDTELIAQILLKNDRLHAHDEFVEKDVSYGVENAGRFRANIFKQRNSFAIVLRAISIEARTLEQLNLPPTLAHIADLGRGLVLVTGATGNGKSTTMSAMIEHINRTRKLHIITIEDPIEFLYKNDRSIITQREIGQDTRSFPEALHAALRQDPDVILVGEIRDAVTFDTALRAAETGHLVFSAIHTTDTQKTISRVLGFYPPEEQAVARARLADNLAAVISLRLLPMANQQGRIPAVEILRMSSAVQECLRNPEKLNDLGFVIARSREYGMMTFDQHLVELCKAGKITPEVARAAATNRLEFDKAMAAERAAAPPASEAAPAATSPPLTTGGPEAKSGTDDGTGKTYSFV, from the coding sequence ATGGACAAAAAAATCCTTGACCGCATTCTCACCATGGCCGTCAAAAGCGGCGTCTCCGACATTCACTTTCAGGCCGGGAGCGTTCCCCTGTTCCGCTACAACGGGACGTTGATGGATGTCAAATATGATGTTCTGACGCCACAGGACACGGAACTCATCGCCCAGATTCTGCTCAAAAATGACCGTCTGCACGCCCACGATGAGTTCGTCGAAAAGGATGTGTCCTACGGCGTCGAAAATGCCGGCCGCTTCCGGGCCAATATCTTCAAGCAGCGCAACAGCTTTGCCATCGTGTTGCGCGCCATTTCCATCGAAGCCCGGACGCTTGAGCAACTGAACCTGCCGCCGACGCTGGCGCACATTGCCGACCTGGGCCGCGGCCTCGTCCTTGTGACCGGGGCTACGGGCAATGGCAAGTCCACCACCATGTCGGCCATGATCGAGCACATCAACCGGACGCGCAAACTCCACATCATCACGATTGAGGACCCGATTGAGTTCCTCTACAAAAACGACCGCAGCATTATCACGCAGCGCGAAATCGGGCAGGACACCCGCTCGTTTCCGGAAGCCCTGCACGCGGCCCTGCGCCAGGACCCGGATGTGATTCTGGTTGGGGAAATTCGGGATGCCGTCACCTTCGACACAGCCCTGCGCGCAGCCGAAACCGGGCATCTCGTCTTCAGCGCCATTCACACGACCGATACCCAGAAAACGATTTCCCGCGTCCTGGGCTTCTATCCGCCGGAAGAACAGGCCGTGGCGCGGGCCCGGCTGGCCGACAACCTGGCGGCCGTTATTTCGCTGCGCCTGTTGCCGATGGCGAACCAGCAGGGGCGCATTCCGGCCGTCGAAATTCTGCGCATGTCGAGCGCCGTCCAGGAATGCCTGCGCAATCCCGAAAAGCTCAACGATCTTGGGTTCGTCATTGCCCGCAGCCGTGAGTACGGCATGATGACCTTTGACCAGCACCTTGTGGAGCTGTGCAAAGCCGGCAAGATCACGCCGGAAGTGGCCCGCGCCGCTGCGACCAACCGCCTTGAGTTTGACAAGGCGATGGCCGCTGAACGGGCAGCCGCCCCGCCGGCTTCGGAAGCTGCGCCGGCCGCGACCAGTCCGCCTCTGACAACGGGGGGGCCTGAAGCTAAATCCGGGACAGATGATGGCACTGGCAAAACCTATTCGTTTGTCTGA
- a CDS encoding two-component regulator propeller domain-containing protein — protein sequence MPRNPTSAGAVFEPFTQDQGLSNNGITCLLQDQRGFLWIGTEDGLNRYDGYGFKVYRHRPTDPNSLPANFIRALAQGPDGTLWMATDGCGLCRYDAWTDHFVSYALTLSPKERYFSSIEVSQDGLVWLGGNDGLVCFDPQTNVSAVYPLWRDLHLRSPATYVSSTLEIAPDRFLVGSSHGILLFDRQTRRFSVVLAAPPRLQKGDIVQLQFSGHIVGRLRDGRICVGFINWALFLLDPQTLRVTQGYDLEGRPLTGDNRGLPPPHDASLHGKAVFLDQSGSVWIFKRFSAPRRLDLATGELTFIQNTVPSGTFKAQEPMVMMQDRSGVFWFGDRINGLLKFSPICNRFETYRHHPFDDKSLVNSYTHGILEDSRGRLWVCSQFGGISRLDRRTGQVERYNLHFASATRRPTEAVFTICEDRRQVLWVGTEYGLHILNPEQRRLQPAPLPQLPILATQALYEDHRGHLWMGMAGRLFEVSPDRRTVTDQTKAFGLAPTPPPPDAVGDDIQCFYEDQRDRHLWIGGIYGAVRYDPVHQTHRTYRIERKPAYGVPYVTGFAEGMDGTLWMVTKGAGLCRFDPQRETFTHITEEQGLPHNNCYAMLPDTDGTFWLSSDAGLSHVDPQHLTFRTYTVDDGLQGREFNRFSAFQNARGEMFFGGTQGLTMFHPSHVKDDRSPPPVVLTKVSINGQPQPAIEGKNLTLDADQNTLEVSFAALDFHVPQNNRYQYRLEGFDRNWRDAGTRHEATYTNLPAGRYTLHVKAVNHDGVWNAGTVLLQMVIRPPWWQTWLAYLCFALAGTLVLYGGLRWRLRQLTARTQALEATVAERTQEVLRKNEELIARNVDIATGKREIEIQQRNFLESLTYAQIIQRSTLPSSTEIHRALGEHFIVWKPKDIVSGDFYWVHRHHDRVIFVVADCTGHGVPGAFMSMIGNDLLGNIVIERQVLDPAELLQQLHQGVSRALKQQDDTGLPDGMEASACRLDLTTATVTFAGARQSLYVVADGALAEVKGDRHAIGGRQSRRQARVFTNHNVDLTPNTMLYLATDGFADQPDPQGQKFRTRRLRELLVKVADLPLPEQQKRLEIELAAHMGPEPQRDDITLVGVRWVPHHHAAQNGEA from the coding sequence GTGCCCCGCAATCCGACCTCGGCCGGCGCCGTCTTTGAGCCGTTCACGCAGGACCAGGGGCTTTCCAACAACGGCATCACCTGCCTGCTTCAGGACCAACGCGGCTTCCTGTGGATTGGGACGGAAGACGGACTCAATCGCTACGACGGCTACGGCTTCAAGGTCTATCGCCACCGCCCTACCGACCCCAACAGCCTGCCCGCAAACTTCATCCGGGCGCTGGCGCAGGGCCCGGATGGGACGCTGTGGATGGCCACTGATGGGTGCGGGCTGTGCCGTTACGATGCCTGGACGGATCACTTTGTAAGCTATGCCCTCACACTTTCCCCAAAGGAACGCTATTTCAGCAGCATCGAAGTCAGCCAGGATGGGTTGGTGTGGTTGGGTGGCAATGACGGCCTCGTTTGCTTTGATCCCCAAACCAACGTCAGCGCCGTATATCCTCTCTGGCGTGACCTTCACCTGCGGTCGCCCGCCACGTATGTTTCAAGCACCCTCGAAATTGCCCCGGACCGCTTTCTGGTAGGCAGCAGTCACGGCATCCTGCTGTTTGACCGGCAGACCAGACGGTTTTCCGTCGTCCTGGCCGCGCCTCCGCGCCTGCAAAAAGGAGATATTGTACAGCTTCAGTTTTCCGGCCACATCGTCGGACGACTTCGGGATGGTCGCATCTGCGTTGGCTTCATCAACTGGGCCCTGTTTCTGCTTGATCCACAAACGCTGCGCGTCACCCAAGGATACGACCTGGAAGGACGCCCGCTCACCGGCGACAACCGGGGGCTGCCACCGCCACATGACGCCTCGCTGCACGGCAAGGCCGTGTTTCTGGATCAGTCCGGGAGTGTCTGGATTTTCAAACGCTTCTCGGCTCCCAGACGCCTGGACCTCGCCACGGGTGAGTTGACCTTCATCCAGAACACAGTCCCTTCGGGCACATTCAAAGCCCAGGAACCCATGGTGATGATGCAGGATCGCTCCGGGGTCTTCTGGTTTGGCGACCGCATCAACGGTCTGCTGAAGTTCTCTCCGATATGCAACCGGTTTGAAACCTATCGCCACCACCCGTTTGACGACAAATCACTCGTCAACAGCTACACCCATGGCATTCTGGAAGACAGCCGCGGCCGGCTCTGGGTCTGCTCGCAGTTTGGCGGTATCAGCCGGCTGGACCGGCGCACCGGGCAGGTGGAACGCTACAACCTCCACTTCGCCTCAGCCACCAGGCGCCCAACTGAGGCGGTCTTTACCATCTGCGAAGACCGGCGCCAGGTGCTGTGGGTTGGGACGGAATACGGACTCCACATCCTGAACCCGGAACAACGCCGTCTTCAGCCAGCCCCACTGCCGCAACTGCCAATCCTCGCCACCCAGGCCCTTTATGAAGACCACCGGGGCCACCTCTGGATGGGCATGGCGGGTCGGTTGTTTGAGGTCTCACCCGATCGCAGGACCGTCACCGACCAGACGAAAGCCTTTGGTCTCGCCCCCACGCCGCCCCCGCCGGACGCCGTGGGGGATGACATACAGTGCTTCTATGAGGACCAGCGTGACCGGCATCTCTGGATTGGGGGCATTTATGGGGCAGTGCGTTATGACCCGGTACACCAAACCCACCGGACGTACCGCATTGAGCGCAAACCGGCCTACGGCGTCCCTTATGTCACAGGGTTTGCGGAAGGGATGGACGGCACGCTGTGGATGGTGACCAAGGGTGCCGGGCTGTGCCGCTTCGACCCACAGCGCGAGACATTCACCCACATCACCGAAGAACAGGGACTGCCACACAACAACTGCTATGCCATGTTGCCCGACACCGATGGGACGTTCTGGCTCAGCAGCGACGCGGGACTGTCACACGTTGATCCGCAGCACCTGACCTTTCGCACCTACACCGTGGACGACGGACTGCAAGGGCGCGAATTCAACCGCTTTTCGGCCTTTCAGAATGCCCGTGGCGAAATGTTTTTTGGCGGCACGCAGGGCCTTACGATGTTTCATCCATCCCACGTGAAAGATGACCGGTCGCCACCGCCGGTCGTGCTCACCAAAGTCAGCATCAACGGCCAGCCACAGCCGGCCATTGAAGGGAAAAACCTCACGCTCGACGCCGACCAGAACACCCTGGAGGTGAGTTTTGCCGCCCTGGATTTCCACGTTCCCCAAAACAACCGGTATCAGTATCGGCTGGAAGGGTTTGACCGGAACTGGCGCGACGCCGGTACACGGCACGAAGCGACCTACACGAACCTTCCCGCCGGACGCTACACCCTTCACGTCAAGGCGGTGAATCACGATGGTGTGTGGAATGCCGGGACCGTGCTGTTGCAGATGGTGATCCGCCCGCCGTGGTGGCAGACCTGGCTGGCGTACCTGTGCTTTGCTCTGGCTGGAACGCTGGTTTTGTATGGTGGCCTCCGCTGGCGGCTGCGCCAGTTGACGGCCCGGACGCAGGCGCTGGAAGCCACCGTGGCGGAGCGCACGCAGGAAGTTCTCCGCAAAAACGAGGAACTCATTGCGCGCAACGTGGACATCGCCACCGGCAAACGCGAGATTGAAATTCAGCAGCGCAACTTTCTGGAGAGTCTGACCTACGCGCAGATCATCCAGCGGTCCACCCTGCCCTCCAGTACCGAAATCCACCGGGCACTGGGCGAGCACTTCATCGTCTGGAAACCCAAAGACATCGTGTCGGGGGACTTTTACTGGGTTCACCGGCATCATGACCGGGTGATCTTTGTGGTGGCCGACTGTACGGGCCACGGCGTGCCGGGGGCGTTTATGTCCATGATCGGCAACGACCTGCTGGGGAACATCGTCATCGAGCGGCAGGTACTCGACCCGGCTGAACTGCTCCAGCAGCTTCATCAGGGCGTCAGCCGCGCTCTCAAACAGCAGGACGACACCGGACTTCCTGATGGTATGGAAGCATCAGCGTGCCGACTGGACCTGACGACGGCCACGGTGACTTTTGCCGGGGCGCGGCAATCGCTGTATGTCGTGGCCGACGGAGCGCTGGCCGAAGTCAAAGGCGACCGGCATGCAATTGGCGGCCGGCAGTCCCGGCGGCAGGCGCGGGTTTTCACCAACCACAATGTGGACCTGACGCCCAACACCATGCTGTATCTGGCTACCGATGGCTTTGCCGACCAACCCGACCCCCAAGGGCAGAAATTCAGAACCCGTCGCCTACGGGAGTTGCTGGTCAAGGTGGCTGACCTGCCGCTGCCGGAGCAGCAAAAGCGTTTGGAAATCGAGCTGGCTGCGCACATGGGCCCGGAACCACAGCGCGATGACATCACCCTCGTGGGTGTGCGCTGGGTTCCACACCACCACGCCGCGCAAAACGGTGAGGCATAG
- the chrA gene encoding chromate efflux transporter yields MTAAPEAEAAGPDTGLDIALDAEPRPTLRQLGGDCLLLGATAFGGGAMISLLQDRFTQRRRWLRDREFLEAATLAQSLPGAIATNTVAFVGYRLHGPVGALVSMALYALPSFVLMLVFAALYGHLRDIPSATAVLTGLNAAASGLVAVTAVRLGRQAVAMRWQGLQAAAVFGLAISFPALTLYLILLSLLGGLLWAAWQRRMPPVPEATTPETIVHAGASLPLRHHLLLATGLGLLVTGLWLGSGFITEPFLRRLVQLALVTLKVGGLTFGGGFVIIPLLGHEVVDVHLWLTPKEVSDAAALGLLTPGPFVIAAAFIGYRVAGLAGAAVTTLGIFGLPLWLVVMVAGAVERFRQNALVQGALRGVMPTGVALLAAAAVTIGKGAYTPDLYTWVLAPGLGLTSAWLAGRHHTNPMFILFGGALVGLAGQWLFA; encoded by the coding sequence ATGACTGCCGCACCTGAAGCCGAAGCGGCCGGGCCAGACACCGGGCTGGACATCGCGCTGGACGCCGAACCGCGCCCCACTCTGCGCCAGTTGGGTGGGGATTGTCTTTTGCTCGGCGCGACGGCCTTCGGTGGCGGAGCCATGATCAGCCTGCTTCAGGATCGGTTCACGCAGCGCCGCCGGTGGCTCCGTGACCGGGAGTTTCTCGAAGCGGCAACGCTGGCGCAGAGTCTGCCGGGTGCCATTGCCACGAACACAGTGGCGTTCGTGGGCTACCGGCTGCACGGTCCCGTTGGCGCGCTGGTGAGCATGGCGCTCTATGCCCTGCCGTCCTTCGTGCTCATGCTCGTCTTTGCCGCGCTCTATGGGCACCTCCGGGACATTCCTTCTGCGACGGCCGTCCTGACGGGACTCAACGCCGCAGCTTCCGGGTTGGTGGCGGTGACGGCTGTGCGCCTGGGACGGCAAGCCGTTGCCATGCGCTGGCAGGGGTTGCAGGCCGCGGCCGTCTTTGGATTGGCCATATCCTTTCCGGCGCTGACGCTGTATCTCATCCTGCTGTCGCTCCTCGGCGGGTTGCTCTGGGCAGCCTGGCAGCGTCGGATGCCTCCCGTACCTGAAGCCACAACACCTGAAACAATCGTACATGCCGGCGCATCGCTGCCACTGCGACACCACCTGCTGCTGGCCACAGGGCTGGGCCTGCTTGTGACCGGCCTGTGGCTTGGCAGCGGCTTCATCACTGAGCCATTCCTCCGGCGGCTTGTGCAGCTTGCCCTGGTCACGCTCAAGGTTGGCGGGCTGACCTTTGGCGGCGGCTTCGTCATCATTCCATTGCTGGGGCATGAAGTCGTGGATGTGCACCTCTGGCTGACACCGAAGGAAGTGTCCGACGCGGCGGCGCTGGGACTGTTGACGCCGGGGCCATTCGTCATTGCCGCCGCCTTTATCGGCTACCGGGTGGCGGGGCTGGCCGGGGCAGCCGTGACGACCCTGGGCATCTTCGGCTTGCCCCTGTGGCTCGTTGTCATGGTCGCCGGGGCCGTCGAACGCTTTCGGCAGAATGCTCTGGTACAGGGTGCGTTGCGCGGTGTGATGCCCACCGGCGTGGCGTTGCTCGCCGCAGCGGCCGTCACCATCGGAAAGGGCGCCTATACACCTGACCTCTACACGTGGGTGCTTGCTCCCGGTCTGGGCCTGACCAGCGCCTGGCTGGCCGGACGCCACCACACCAACCCAATGTTCATCCTCTTTGGCGGCGCCTTGGTTGGTCTGGCCGGCCAGTGGCTGTTTGCCTGA